One Kitasatospora sp. NBC_01287 DNA window includes the following coding sequences:
- a CDS encoding non-ribosomal peptide synthetase yields the protein MPETVHQLFRAQAARRPTAAAVVTQEGALSYRELDRRGDRLARDLRGLGVRRGTVVPVCLPRGLDLVVALLAVLKAGGHFLPLDPGYPARRLVQLVADSGAGLVLTDRALEPHFTPCGVHPVLVEEHRSGPHPIGAEEVPDRSGPGDPAYLVYTSGTTGTPKGVLVTHGALLFTVSRVTAAYGLTPADRVLQLAALGFDTALEQIFATLLSGATLLLGGPAGWAPTDLLERLPALDLTVADLTPAYWHQFLSLLPEFGPAPAKLRLLIVGGDTVRAGDCRTCLRRLPGTRLLNAYGVTEAAVTSLLWTADAALLHAEPAAPVPIGRPLPGVRVHLLDAELRPVRPGERGEIHLGGPGLALGYWRRPGLTAERFLPDPYADAPGERMYRTGDAGRWRPDGELELLGRLDEQVKVRGFRVDPIEVESVLAAHHAVRLVRVCPRENGDGERTLTAYYTLAERGDTDADARRIGLRRYLAERLPEFMVPAEFVLLDRMPLTPAGKIDRGRLPRTEPQLRRRAEDGAGDWVRGRPGGSAATGAVRLGVAQLWSEVLGVERVGDGDDFFELGGNSLLLMEMLARARIMFGIEVTWIRFLTRSLLRDASLGGFAAAVETARAGAGTAAGQSVDLVADTALTGVPVRTSGRPLPRRDRPAELLLTGATGFCGTHLLATLLATTDARIHCLVRAPDAEHGLERLRAAHQRFLRRDLVSDRVLPLVGDLTEPRLGLTERRFAELADSLDAIHHLGGQVNFIYPYHQLRAANVTATREVVRLAGHSRGIPVHYLSSLAVLAGFGAVGVPEVTEETPLDHAQHLGVGYVESKWAAEALLHNAAAAGLPVSIVRTNDVTGGLTTGVLNTGTELCALIKYVAESGRCPDVRLPLDFVPADRFSQAFAYLAAHARAAGDVYHVVSPRPPLLGALAERLRAHGYPVEQVPYPAWVEGLVRFAAGHPTHPMTPFVPLFVDRAPGTELSISEMYFRPTFPRFGRWNAAQALRGSGIELPPVDDALLDLYLDQLRSAGWLAPPPVPGAGQGAGGSAGTGAGGSAGTGAGQSAEEAAR from the coding sequence TCACCGATCGCGCCCTGGAGCCGCACTTCACACCCTGCGGTGTCCACCCGGTGCTGGTCGAGGAGCACCGCTCCGGGCCGCACCCCATCGGCGCCGAGGAGGTGCCCGACCGCTCGGGGCCCGGCGATCCCGCCTACCTCGTCTACACCTCCGGCACCACCGGGACGCCCAAGGGCGTGCTGGTGACCCACGGCGCACTGCTCTTCACCGTCTCCCGGGTCACCGCCGCCTACGGGCTCACCCCGGCGGACCGGGTCCTGCAGCTCGCCGCGCTGGGGTTCGACACCGCGCTGGAGCAGATCTTCGCCACCCTGCTCAGCGGCGCCACCCTGCTCCTCGGCGGCCCCGCCGGCTGGGCGCCCACCGACCTGCTGGAGCGCCTGCCCGCCCTCGACCTGACCGTCGCCGACCTGACCCCCGCGTACTGGCACCAGTTCCTGAGCCTGCTGCCGGAGTTCGGCCCGGCCCCGGCGAAGCTGCGGTTACTGATCGTCGGCGGTGACACGGTGCGCGCCGGCGACTGCCGCACCTGTCTGCGCCGACTGCCCGGCACCCGGCTGCTCAACGCCTACGGGGTGACCGAGGCGGCCGTCACCTCGTTGCTCTGGACGGCCGACGCGGCGCTGCTGCACGCCGAGCCCGCCGCCCCGGTCCCGATCGGCAGGCCGTTGCCCGGCGTCCGGGTGCACCTGCTGGACGCCGAGCTGCGCCCGGTGCGCCCCGGCGAGCGGGGCGAGATCCACCTCGGCGGCCCGGGCCTGGCACTCGGCTACTGGCGGCGCCCCGGGCTCACCGCCGAGCGCTTCCTGCCCGACCCGTACGCGGACGCCCCGGGGGAGCGGATGTACCGCACCGGGGACGCCGGGCGGTGGCGGCCGGACGGCGAGCTGGAGCTGCTGGGCCGCCTGGACGAACAGGTGAAGGTGCGCGGCTTCCGGGTCGACCCGATCGAGGTGGAGTCGGTGCTCGCGGCCCACCACGCGGTCCGCCTGGTGCGGGTCTGCCCCCGGGAGAACGGCGACGGCGAGCGCACCCTGACCGCCTACTACACCCTGGCCGAGCGCGGCGACACCGACGCGGACGCCCGCCGGATCGGCCTGCGCCGCTACCTGGCCGAGCGGCTGCCCGAGTTCATGGTCCCGGCCGAGTTCGTGCTGCTCGACCGGATGCCGCTGACCCCGGCCGGGAAGATCGACCGCGGCCGGCTGCCGCGCACCGAGCCGCAGCTCAGGCGCCGGGCCGAGGACGGAGCCGGTGACTGGGTCCGCGGCCGGCCCGGCGGGTCCGCGGCCACCGGCGCCGTCCGGCTCGGGGTGGCCCAGCTCTGGTCCGAGGTGCTCGGGGTGGAGCGGGTCGGCGACGGAGACGACTTCTTCGAGCTCGGCGGCAACTCGCTGCTGCTCATGGAGATGCTGGCGCGGGCCCGGATCATGTTCGGCATCGAGGTCACCTGGATCCGCTTCCTGACCCGTTCGCTGCTGCGCGACGCCAGCCTGGGTGGTTTCGCGGCAGCGGTCGAGACCGCCAGGGCCGGGGCCGGCACCGCCGCCGGGCAGTCGGTCGACCTGGTGGCGGACACCGCGCTGACCGGCGTCCCGGTGCGGACCTCGGGCCGGCCGCTGCCCCGCCGGGACCGCCCCGCCGAACTGCTGCTCACCGGCGCCACCGGCTTCTGCGGCACGCACCTGCTGGCCACCCTGCTGGCCACCACCGACGCCCGGATCCACTGCCTGGTCCGCGCGCCCGACGCGGAGCACGGGTTGGAGCGGCTGCGCGCCGCGCACCAGCGCTTCCTGCGCCGGGACCTGGTCTCGGACCGGGTGCTGCCGCTGGTCGGCGACCTGACCGAGCCGCGGCTCGGCCTGACCGAGCGGCGCTTCGCCGAACTCGCCGACTCGCTGGACGCGATCCACCACCTCGGCGGGCAGGTCAACTTCATCTACCCGTACCACCAGCTGCGGGCGGCCAACGTCACCGCGACCCGGGAGGTGGTCCGGCTCGCCGGGCACTCGCGGGGTATCCCGGTGCACTACCTGTCCAGCCTCGCGGTGCTGGCCGGCTTCGGCGCGGTCGGCGTGCCCGAGGTCACCGAGGAGACCCCGCTCGACCACGCCCAGCACCTCGGGGTTGGCTACGTCGAGAGCAAATGGGCGGCCGAGGCGTTGCTGCACAACGCCGCCGCGGCCGGGCTGCCGGTCAGCATCGTGCGCACCAACGACGTCACCGGAGGCCTGACCACCGGGGTGCTCAACACCGGCACCGAGCTCTGCGCCCTGATCAAGTACGTGGCGGAGAGCGGGCGCTGCCCCGATGTGCGGCTGCCGCTGGACTTCGTACCGGCCGACCGGTTCAGCCAGGCCTTCGCCTACCTGGCCGCGCACGCCCGGGCGGCCGGCGACGTCTACCACGTGGTCAGCCCGCGCCCGCCGCTGCTCGGCGCGCTCGCCGAGCGGCTGCGGGCGCACGGCTACCCGGTGGAGCAAGTGCCCTACCCCGCCTGGGTCGAGGGGCTGGTGCGGTTCGCGGCCGGGCACCCGACGCATCCGATGACCCCGTTCGTACCGCTCTTCGTCGACCGCGCGCCCGGCACCGAGCTGTCGATCAGCGAGATGTACTTCCGGCCGACCTTCCCCCGGTTCGGCCGGTGGAACGCCGCGCAGGCGCTGCGCGGCAGCGGCATCGAGCTGCCGCCGGTGGACGACGCCCTGCTCGACCTCTACCTCGACCAGCTGCGCTCCGCCGGCTGGCTGGCGCCGCCGCCGGTCCCGGGTGCCGGGCAGGGCGCCGGCGGCAGCGCCGGGACGGGCGCCGGCGGCAGTGCCGGGACGGGTGCCGGGCAGAGCGCCGAGGAGGCCGCGCGATGA
- a CDS encoding leucyl/phenylalanyl-tRNA--protein transferase: MTARYRSWEALDLAGAPGDAPAAFCADLTPEGLLAAYRRGLFPMPAADEYARSLNEALFEDQVAAGTIAVLGEGEVPYQVAWWSPDPRPVIGAGQARLGRRLARGLRNRLDWSTSVDREFSQVVEGCAADRRQQWLTAELRGSLARLHERGWAHSVEVWADGELIGGAFGVRIGPVLSLDSMFHRRPDAARVAVADLSARFAEAGGRLLDAQWDSPHIRTLGAAPIPRTGYLAALGEGAAGGAGAGAGAGAGAQAVPPVELRPASRLA; the protein is encoded by the coding sequence ATGACCGCCCGCTACCGCAGTTGGGAGGCGCTGGACCTGGCCGGGGCGCCGGGCGACGCACCGGCCGCCTTCTGTGCCGACCTCACGCCGGAGGGCCTGCTCGCGGCCTACCGCCGCGGCCTGTTCCCGATGCCCGCCGCCGACGAGTACGCCCGCAGCCTCAACGAGGCGCTCTTCGAGGACCAGGTCGCGGCGGGCACCATCGCCGTGCTGGGGGAGGGCGAGGTCCCCTACCAGGTCGCCTGGTGGTCCCCCGACCCGCGACCGGTGATCGGCGCCGGCCAGGCCCGCCTCGGGCGCCGACTGGCCCGCGGGCTGCGCAACCGGCTGGACTGGTCGACCAGCGTGGACCGGGAGTTCAGCCAGGTCGTCGAGGGCTGCGCGGCCGACCGGCGGCAGCAGTGGCTGACAGCCGAACTGCGCGGCAGCCTGGCTCGGCTGCACGAGCGCGGCTGGGCGCACAGCGTGGAGGTCTGGGCGGACGGTGAGCTGATCGGCGGCGCGTTCGGCGTCCGGATCGGCCCGGTGCTCAGCCTGGACTCGATGTTCCACCGCCGTCCGGACGCCGCCAGGGTGGCGGTCGCCGACCTGTCGGCCCGGTTCGCCGAGGCCGGCGGGCGGCTGCTGGACGCGCAGTGGGACAGCCCGCACATCCGCACCCTGGGCGCCGCCCCGATCCCCAGGACCGGCTACCTGGCGGCGCTGGGGGAGGGCGCGGCCGGGGGTGCGGGTGCCGGTGCGGGTGCCGGTGCCGGTGCCCAGGCCGTGCCGCCGGTCGAGTTGCGTCCGGCGAGTCGGCTGGCCTGA
- a CDS encoding DUF4232 domain-containing protein yields the protein MTTPAATRRRILPLVLLAAAATLALSACGPDDTGAGTANAAGPTPAATAPQATATTTPAAAHSATPRATGSGSATGSGTGSGTGSGTGSTAATRPASPTAASDATSDSYAYAHPCTADQLALKAVYDAQLGTSKRLIEVTDTGSTACGLDRYPLVAIDASSTLRTGNGEALTVQPAVPTRIGGAASYPLHAGRTAYAVVDLDPGHGTAGASRAYDQLSVIASSDLPNADELDTKITVEGGGTGNPYVESPFLGLYQDTIAAAAASARP from the coding sequence ATGACCACGCCCGCCGCCACCCGCCGCCGCATCCTGCCGCTCGTGCTGCTCGCCGCCGCCGCGACCCTGGCCCTGAGCGCCTGCGGCCCCGACGACACCGGCGCCGGCACCGCCAACGCCGCCGGCCCGACCCCTGCCGCCACCGCCCCGCAGGCGACCGCCACGACCACCCCCGCCGCCGCGCACTCCGCCACCCCGCGCGCCACCGGCAGCGGCAGCGCCACCGGCAGCGGCACCGGCAGCGGCACCGGCAGCGGCACCGGCAGCACCGCAGCGACCCGCCCGGCCTCCCCCACCGCCGCCTCCGACGCCACCAGTGACTCCTACGCCTACGCGCACCCCTGCACCGCCGACCAGCTCGCGCTGAAGGCCGTGTACGACGCCCAGTTGGGCACCAGCAAGCGGCTGATCGAGGTCACCGACACCGGCAGCACCGCCTGCGGCCTGGACCGCTACCCGCTGGTGGCCATCGACGCCAGCAGCACCCTGCGCACCGGCAACGGCGAGGCGCTGACCGTGCAGCCCGCCGTCCCCACCAGGATCGGCGGCGCCGCGTCCTACCCGCTACACGCGGGCCGCACCGCCTACGCCGTGGTCGACCTGGACCCGGGCCACGGCACCGCCGGGGCCAGTCGCGCCTACGACCAGCTCTCGGTCATCGCCAGCAGCGACCTGCCGAACGCCGACGAGCTCGACACGAAGATCACCGTGGAGGGCGGCGGCACCGGCAACCCCTACGTCGAGTCGCCCTTCCTGGGCCTCTACCAGGACACCATCGCGGCGGCGGCCGCCTCTGCCAGGCCGTGA
- a CDS encoding LLM class F420-dependent oxidoreductase: protein MAPTQAVARAAVRPREVGRMRIGLHALGIGDGARPEVIRAVASAAEAAGFARLWVGEHVVLVDEPNSRYPYAADGTIPVPADADWLDPLLTLGFAAAVTSRIGLATGVLLLPEHNPVLVAKQAATLDVLSAGRFTLGVGVGWSAEEFAALGVPFARRGPRAAEYLAAMRVLWSDDVASFEGEFVRFEGIRVNPRPVRGRRLPVVLGGNSDAALRRAAAHGDGWYGFNLPAAEVAAHVNALAGYGARLGGGPSAFSVAVALSDGTPELLPGLAGAGVTELVVVGAPPAAPHLAAGWVADLADRWIRPGR, encoded by the coding sequence GTGGCCCCCACCCAGGCCGTCGCCCGCGCGGCGGTGCGGCCTCGGGAGGTGGGACGGATGCGGATCGGGCTGCACGCGCTCGGCATCGGGGACGGTGCCCGCCCCGAGGTGATCCGGGCGGTGGCGAGCGCCGCCGAGGCCGCCGGTTTCGCGAGGCTCTGGGTCGGCGAGCACGTGGTGCTGGTGGACGAACCCAACTCCCGCTACCCCTACGCCGCCGACGGGACCATCCCCGTCCCCGCCGACGCCGACTGGTTGGACCCGCTGCTCACCCTCGGCTTCGCCGCGGCGGTGACCAGCCGGATCGGCCTGGCCACGGGTGTGCTGCTGCTGCCCGAGCACAACCCGGTCCTGGTCGCCAAGCAGGCCGCGACGCTGGACGTGCTCTCCGCGGGGCGGTTCACCCTCGGGGTCGGAGTCGGCTGGTCCGCCGAGGAGTTCGCCGCGCTCGGAGTGCCCTTCGCCCGCCGCGGCCCGCGCGCGGCGGAGTACCTCGCGGCGATGCGCGTGCTCTGGTCCGATGACGTCGCCTCGTTCGAGGGGGAGTTCGTGCGCTTCGAGGGGATCAGGGTCAATCCCAGGCCGGTGCGCGGCAGGCGGCTGCCGGTCGTGCTGGGCGGCAACAGTGACGCGGCGCTGCGCAGGGCGGCCGCCCACGGCGACGGCTGGTACGGCTTCAACCTCCCGGCCGCCGAGGTCGCCGCGCACGTCAACGCCCTTGCCGGGTACGGTGCGCGGCTCGGTGGCGGGCCCTCGGCATTCTCGGTGGCGGTCGCGCTGAGCGACGGGACCCCGGAGCTGCTCCCCGGCCTGGCCGGAGCGGGGGTGACCGAACTGGTCGTGGTCGGGGCGCCGCCCGCGGCGCCGCACCTGGCGGCCGGGTGGGTCGCGGACCTCGCCGACCGGTGGATCCGCCCCGGCCGCTGA
- a CDS encoding geranyl diphosphate 2-C-methyltransferase codes for MDINPATTTATVPGPATPYQDDIARYWDQEARPVNLRLGDVDGLYHHHYGIGDVDHGAITAPEGSEREKQVIAELHRLESAQADLLLDHLGPIPDDATLVDAGCGRGGSMAMAHQRFGCRVEGVTLSAKQADFGNQRARDLGIDRYVRSRVCNMLDTPFETGQVAGSWNNESSMYVDLDDLFAEHSRILAVGGRYVTITGCWNPAYGQPSKWVSQINAHFECNIHSRREYLRAMADNRLVPRAVIDLTPATLPYWELRATSSLVTGIEEAFLSSYKDGSFQYVLIAADRV; via the coding sequence ATGGACATCAACCCCGCCACGACCACCGCCACCGTGCCCGGCCCGGCGACCCCGTACCAGGACGACATCGCCCGCTACTGGGACCAGGAGGCCCGCCCGGTCAACCTGCGCCTGGGCGATGTGGACGGCCTCTACCACCACCACTACGGCATCGGCGACGTCGACCACGGCGCGATCACGGCACCCGAGGGGAGCGAGCGCGAGAAGCAGGTGATCGCCGAACTGCACCGGCTGGAGTCCGCGCAGGCCGACCTGCTCCTGGACCACCTGGGCCCGATCCCGGACGACGCCACGCTGGTGGACGCCGGCTGCGGGCGCGGCGGCTCGATGGCGATGGCCCACCAGCGGTTCGGGTGCCGGGTCGAGGGCGTCACCCTCTCGGCCAAGCAGGCCGACTTCGGCAACCAGCGCGCACGCGACCTCGGCATCGACCGGTACGTCCGCTCCCGCGTGTGCAACATGCTGGACACGCCCTTCGAGACCGGGCAGGTGGCCGGCTCCTGGAACAACGAGTCCAGCATGTACGTGGACCTGGACGACCTGTTCGCCGAGCACTCCCGCATCCTGGCCGTCGGCGGCCGGTACGTGACCATCACCGGCTGCTGGAACCCCGCCTACGGGCAGCCGTCGAAGTGGGTGTCGCAGATCAACGCGCACTTCGAGTGCAACATCCACTCCCGCCGGGAGTACCTGCGGGCCATGGCCGACAACCGCCTCGTGCCGCGGGCCGTCATCGACCTCACACCGGCGACGCTGCCCTACTGGGAGCTGCGGGCCACCTCCTCGCTGGTCACGGGCATCGAGGAGGCGTTCCTGTCCTCCTACAAGGACGGCTCGTTCCAGTACGTGCTGATCGCCGCCGACCGGGTCTGA
- a CDS encoding family 2 encapsulin nanocompartment cargo protein terpene cyclase codes for MSTAARGRIPRGPSGLGTASLYPPRSDAPAQVATEATTATTAAPGADEAGEAVDEAPRTPRPIPGLYYHPVPEPDPVRVAEVGRRVKQWAVEEVRLFPPEWEDQFDGFDLGRYMVACHPAAPTIEHLMVATRLMAAENALDDLYCEDHGGSPVGLGGRLLLAHTTLDPLSTTREYQPQWEASLHADPPRRAYRSAMEYFTRLATPAQADRYRHDMARLHLGYLAEAAWSETDHLPEVWEYLAMRQFNNFRPCPTITDTVDGYELPADLHALPELQRVIALGSNATTIVNDLYSYTKELAAPGRHLNLPVVIAEREGCGDQPAYLKAVEVHNELMREFESAAAAVAAAHPVPSVLRFLRGFAAWVDGNHHWHCTNTYRYSLPDFW; via the coding sequence GTGAGCACGGCCGCCAGGGGACGCATCCCGCGCGGTCCGAGCGGTCTGGGCACCGCGAGCCTCTACCCGCCGCGCTCCGACGCACCGGCCCAGGTCGCGACCGAGGCCACCACCGCCACCACCGCCGCACCCGGGGCGGACGAGGCGGGCGAGGCGGTTGACGAAGCGCCCAGGACGCCCCGGCCGATCCCGGGCCTCTACTACCACCCGGTGCCCGAACCCGACCCCGTGCGGGTGGCCGAGGTGGGCCGGCGGGTCAAGCAGTGGGCGGTGGAGGAGGTGCGGCTCTTCCCGCCGGAGTGGGAGGACCAGTTCGACGGCTTCGACCTCGGCCGCTACATGGTCGCCTGCCACCCCGCCGCTCCCACCATCGAGCATCTGATGGTCGCCACCCGGCTGATGGCGGCCGAGAACGCGCTGGACGACCTCTACTGCGAGGACCACGGCGGATCGCCGGTCGGCCTCGGTGGACGGCTGCTGCTGGCGCACACCACGCTCGATCCCCTGTCCACCACGCGGGAGTACCAGCCGCAGTGGGAGGCCTCGCTGCACGCGGACCCGCCGCGGCGCGCCTACCGCTCCGCGATGGAGTACTTCACCCGGCTGGCCACGCCCGCCCAGGCGGACCGGTACCGGCACGACATGGCCCGCCTGCACCTGGGCTACCTCGCCGAGGCCGCCTGGAGCGAGACGGACCACCTGCCCGAGGTGTGGGAGTACCTGGCGATGCGCCAGTTCAACAACTTCCGCCCCTGCCCGACCATCACCGACACCGTGGACGGCTACGAGCTCCCCGCCGACCTGCACGCCCTGCCCGAGCTGCAGCGGGTCATCGCGCTCGGCTCCAACGCCACCACCATCGTCAACGACCTCTACTCGTACACCAAGGAGCTCGCCGCCCCCGGCCGGCACCTGAACCTGCCGGTGGTGATCGCGGAGCGCGAGGGGTGCGGCGACCAACCGGCGTACCTGAAGGCGGTCGAGGTCCACAACGAGCTCATGCGCGAATTCGAGTCCGCGGCGGCCGCCGTGGCCGCCGCCCACCCCGTGCCGTCCGTGCTCCGCTTCCTGCGCGGCTTCGCCGCCTGGGTCGACGGCAACCACCACTGGCACTGCACCAACACGTACCGCTACAGCCTGCCCGACTTCTGGTAA